Proteins encoded by one window of Thermobaculum terrenum ATCC BAA-798:
- the rpsO gene encoding 30S ribosomal protein S15, whose protein sequence is MTLEATDKASVIEQFKRHDNDTGSTEVQVALLTQRIQHLTDHLREHKHDNHSRRGLLKLVGQRRRLLRYLYRHDLEKYREVVRALGLRETIGIRR, encoded by the coding sequence ATGACTTTGGAGGCAACCGACAAGGCGTCGGTAATAGAGCAGTTCAAGAGGCACGACAACGACACCGGCTCCACGGAGGTGCAGGTGGCTCTGCTGACCCAGAGGATACAGCACCTGACGGACCACCTTCGGGAGCACAAGCACGACAACCACTCGCGTCGGGGCCTGCTCAAGCTGGTGGGGCAGAGGAGGCGCCTTCTGAGATACCTCTACAGGCACGACCTGGAGAAGTATCGCGAGGTGGTGCGAGCTCTAGGTCTACGAGAGACAATTGGCATCAGGAGATAA
- a CDS encoding lysylphosphatidylglycerol synthase transmembrane domain-containing protein: MSDGNVSASVRALRGRLLLGFGLGLLVVLVLVMLTDLRKLASTLETFRWELVPLILGLTLFNYVLRFLKWHYYLGLIGVRGIRLSHSVAIFLSGLTMAMTPGKVGELLKSVLLRRVAGTPVSVSAPVVMAERLTDGVALIVLSLGGLYLFHVGGAMLGLIALGAALLVFVFVTESGRSLTMALAGMVPFVRERTHHVVALYESSRRLLAPRPLLLAVAIGIISWSGECLAFFLVLAGLGEEASWRLLVTAAFVLGASTLLGSASLMPGGLGVADASVTGLLLLVMPGAVTVPEAVAATLLIRFCTLWFGALVGVVTLLATRRMFEGGAPEVEDSLENSRTISDILS; encoded by the coding sequence GTGAGCGACGGTAACGTCTCTGCGAGTGTGAGGGCCCTAAGGGGGCGATTACTTCTGGGGTTTGGGCTTGGCCTGCTGGTCGTGCTCGTCCTGGTGATGCTGACGGACCTGCGGAAGCTGGCGAGCACCCTGGAGACCTTCAGGTGGGAGCTTGTGCCGCTGATCCTGGGGCTGACGCTCTTCAACTATGTGCTGCGCTTCCTCAAGTGGCACTACTACCTGGGCCTGATAGGCGTCAGGGGCATCAGGCTCTCGCACAGCGTGGCGATCTTCCTGTCGGGGCTGACGATGGCCATGACGCCCGGCAAGGTGGGGGAGCTCCTCAAGAGCGTGCTGCTGAGGAGGGTGGCCGGCACGCCTGTCAGCGTCTCTGCGCCGGTGGTGATGGCCGAGAGGCTCACGGACGGGGTAGCTCTGATAGTCCTCAGCCTGGGAGGGCTCTATCTCTTCCATGTGGGGGGTGCGATGCTAGGCCTCATAGCTCTTGGGGCGGCGCTGCTGGTGTTCGTGTTCGTCACGGAGAGCGGCAGGTCGCTGACCATGGCGCTGGCGGGGATGGTGCCTTTCGTGAGGGAGCGGACCCATCATGTGGTGGCGCTGTACGAGAGCTCCCGGAGGCTACTTGCGCCCAGGCCCCTGCTGCTTGCGGTCGCCATCGGCATAATCTCCTGGTCGGGGGAGTGTCTGGCGTTCTTCCTGGTGCTGGCGGGGCTAGGAGAGGAGGCTTCCTGGCGACTGCTGGTGACGGCGGCGTTCGTGCTGGGGGCTTCGACCCTGCTGGGCTCGGCCTCGCTGATGCCTGGTGGGCTGGGGGTGGCAGATGCCTCGGTGACGGGGCTGCTGCTGCTCGTCATGCCCGGGGCTGTTACGGTGCCGGAGGCTGTGGCCGCCACGCTGCTCATCAGGTTCTGCACGCTGTGGTTCGGTGCCCTGGTGGGGGTGGTGACGCTGCTGGCGACCAGGAGGATGTTCGAGGGAGGCGCTCCGGAGGTCGAGGATTCTCTTGAAAATTCTCGAACGATTTCTGATATACTGAGTTGA
- a CDS encoding anti-sigma factor family protein, translating into MEPTNHPEPEKLAGLIDGALPDTERILVRRHVEACQSCRRALEEMERMVALLRALPQYAPRRSFLLDESHAKQRPVGSFASVYASLAASVILALGMALSLLIGGYGPDQPEIVLTPEDSRVSQESVQGMAPTATVSAGMMMPAGVGAGAAPTVTMSLETPASAFAPGDRSVSSSGGAQAAGGVSRTTPSASGGQEPVETSTSSSSDYTGTLARTLGALSLGSLLLSILLFMRTRLYLR; encoded by the coding sequence ATGGAGCCTACAAATCATCCTGAGCCAGAGAAGCTGGCGGGCCTGATAGACGGTGCCCTGCCAGATACCGAGAGGATACTGGTCAGGCGTCATGTGGAAGCCTGCCAGTCCTGCAGGCGCGCGTTGGAGGAGATGGAGAGGATGGTCGCCCTGTTGCGTGCCCTGCCGCAGTATGCTCCCAGGAGGTCTTTCCTGCTGGATGAGAGCCATGCGAAACAACGTCCTGTAGGCTCCTTTGCGTCGGTGTACGCATCTCTTGCCGCCTCGGTGATCCTTGCGCTGGGCATGGCGCTATCGCTCCTCATCGGTGGATATGGGCCGGACCAGCCGGAGATAGTGCTGACACCTGAGGACTCCAGGGTCTCGCAGGAGTCCGTTCAGGGGATGGCTCCGACCGCGACGGTGAGCGCGGGCATGATGATGCCGGCGGGGGTGGGCGCTGGCGCTGCCCCAACGGTGACGATGAGTCTGGAGACTCCGGCCTCCGCGTTTGCGCCCGGCGACAGGTCGGTCAGCAGCTCCGGGGGCGCACAGGCTGCGGGAGGGGTGTCGCGGACTACCCCCTCGGCTTCCGGAGGGCAGGAGCCGGTGGAGACCTCCACCTCGAGCTCCAGCGACTACACGGGCACCCTGGCGCGGACTCTTGGAGCTCTGTCGCTGGGGTCCCTGCTGCTGTCCATCCTGCTTTTCATGCGCACAAGGCTCTACTTGAGGTGA
- a CDS encoding 6-phosphofructokinase, whose protein sequence is MKVGVLTGGGDAPGLNAAIRAVVLSALSRGDEVVGFLDGWKGVQDNLTIPLDREWVQDIHEVGGTNLGTSRTNPMKSEDTMKAVENHFRENGLDVLIAIGGDDTLSVAAELDRRGFPVVGVPKTMDNDVPETDYCIGFDTAVNRLMESIDRLRTTSRSHHRVMVVEAMGRDAGWVAGFGGLAGGADVILVPEIEVDLDDVAQRLEKVRSRGRSYAIVVAAEGISFGEAQVPENAKTDAFGHVILAEKAVGERLAQEIESRLGWETRSIQIGHLHRGGSPTAFDRILGTRYGEKAVELAHNNSFGQMVVLHGLDLTTVPLAQIAGKTKTLYPQFIELIQNLNA, encoded by the coding sequence ATGAAAGTTGGTGTTCTGACAGGAGGAGGGGACGCACCAGGGCTCAATGCCGCTATCCGCGCAGTGGTCCTGAGCGCACTCTCCCGTGGCGACGAAGTCGTCGGGTTCCTAGATGGGTGGAAAGGCGTACAGGATAACCTAACGATCCCCCTGGACAGGGAATGGGTACAGGACATCCATGAGGTCGGGGGTACCAACCTGGGCACATCCCGCACCAACCCCATGAAGTCGGAAGATACCATGAAGGCCGTCGAGAACCACTTCCGCGAGAACGGCCTGGACGTCCTGATAGCCATAGGCGGCGATGATACGCTGAGCGTCGCTGCCGAGCTGGACCGCAGAGGCTTCCCCGTGGTCGGCGTGCCCAAGACCATGGACAACGACGTCCCCGAGACCGACTACTGCATCGGGTTCGACACGGCCGTAAACCGCCTCATGGAGTCTATAGACAGGCTCAGAACCACCTCCAGGTCCCACCACAGGGTGATGGTCGTGGAGGCCATGGGGCGCGACGCCGGCTGGGTCGCTGGCTTCGGTGGCCTCGCCGGAGGAGCCGACGTGATCCTCGTGCCCGAGATAGAGGTCGACCTCGATGACGTCGCCCAGCGCCTGGAGAAGGTCCGCAGCAGAGGGCGCAGCTACGCAATAGTTGTAGCAGCCGAGGGCATCAGCTTCGGTGAGGCTCAGGTGCCCGAGAACGCCAAGACCGACGCCTTCGGGCACGTGATCCTGGCAGAGAAGGCCGTCGGCGAGCGCCTTGCACAGGAGATCGAAAGCAGGCTCGGCTGGGAAACAAGATCCATCCAGATAGGGCACCTGCATCGAGGTGGCTCCCCCACCGCGTTCGACCGCATACTGGGCACCCGCTACGGCGAGAAAGCTGTGGAGCTGGCACACAACAACAGCTTCGGTCAGATGGTCGTGCTGCACGGCCTGGACCTCACCACCGTGCCCCTGGCGCAGATCGCCGGCAAGACCAAGACGCTTTACCCACAGTTCATCGAGCTGATCCAGAACCTCAACGCCTGA
- a CDS encoding RNA polymerase sigma factor — protein sequence MEIPNDDELVRRAQEGDLDAFNKLVERYQVQMYNLAIRYIGDPFLAEDVTQEAFVAAWKALGSFRGGSFRSWLFRILINEAHDLRRRHVKRTPGSLDQILEELGEFPQMGDPHIGPEETAVSAATFKAIEKCIQKLPEEYKLVLLLVDVQGLSYDEVATALRLPLGTVKSRLFRGRCMLRELLKDSGEL from the coding sequence GTGGAAATACCAAACGACGATGAACTAGTTAGAAGAGCGCAGGAGGGGGACCTGGACGCCTTCAACAAGCTTGTGGAGCGGTATCAGGTCCAGATGTACAACCTGGCCATCAGGTATATCGGGGATCCATTCCTTGCCGAGGATGTGACCCAGGAGGCGTTTGTGGCGGCATGGAAGGCCCTCGGGAGCTTTCGTGGGGGGTCCTTCAGGTCCTGGCTCTTCAGGATACTGATCAACGAGGCTCACGATCTCAGGCGGAGGCACGTCAAGCGCACGCCAGGGTCGCTGGACCAGATCCTTGAGGAGCTTGGGGAGTTCCCGCAGATGGGGGATCCTCACATCGGGCCGGAGGAGACCGCGGTATCTGCTGCCACGTTCAAGGCGATAGAGAAGTGCATCCAGAAGCTGCCCGAGGAGTACAAGCTTGTGCTGCTGCTGGTGGATGTGCAGGGGCTATCCTACGACGAGGTTGCCACGGCGCTGCGGCTGCCGCTTGGGACCGTGAAGTCGAGGCTGTTTCGGGGACGATGCATGCTGCGCGAGTTGTTGAAAGATTCGGGGGAACTGTAA